The genomic window GCAATTAATGCTAGCCGTTTAGATCCTGTAGAAATTTTACGCTATGAATAAAATCAAAGAATTTTTCAGTAAATTTTTCCGAAGTGTTCGTCTGGTTTATCAAAATTTCTCGGCAGATCATGGTTTTTTGATGGCTTCGAATCTTGGTTATATAACGTTCCTCGGCTTTATCCCTTTTGTAATGGTAATTTTTTATTTCACTCCGAATATTACAATGGGAAAAATCCGTGAAGTTATCTTAGGTTTTATTTTTCAAACCTTTTTACCGGGTTCTGCTGAAAGTTTAAAACAAATCATTACCGAAATGCTTGAACGAAGACTTGGAATGAATATCTTCGGATTTATACTTTTAATGATGACTTCATTCTTTTTATTCAAATCAATTTCACGGGCTTTTGATGACATTCTGAGGATTCACAAATTAAAAGAGCGCAATTTTTTTAGAGATTTTGAACGATTTATTGCTGCAATTGTAGGCGGAGTGATTATTGTGGCAATGTTACTTTTCACAACTTCGTTGCCAATTATTAGTACCGTTGCAAATTTGAAAATTATTATTCATATTTTACCTTATTTTAGCATCTTTCTGTTACTTTTTGTGATGTTCAAATTCATTCCTTCTGTGCGGCCAAAAGCATCTCACTCTGCCATTGGAGCAGTATTCACCAGCATTGTTTGGATAATTTCTAAAATATCTTTTGATTGGTATATTGTTACATTTACAAATGTTAAATCCGTGTATGGAACACTGGGAGCATTCCCAATTTTTATGATCTGGCTTTATCTTAATTGGGTAACAATACTTTTTGGGATGGAAGTAGTTTCGTTTCATACAAATGTGAAACATCCGCGCAAGAGAAAAAAAGTACAGGAAGAAGGGGTGAGAATAAAGTTACGAATAGAAAAAATTTGTAAAAGTCGTCCCCCAAAAAAAATAAAGGAATTTCAAACTTCCGATTATAAAGATAACAAAGAAGAATTGAGAAAAATATTAAATTTTCTAATTGATGAAAAAAATAAATGAAAAGGATTTGTAATGATACAAAGATTTGATGGAAGAAAAGCGAATGAAATGAGACCTTTTAGAATAACAAAAAATTATTTACAAGAACCGGAGGGCTCCGTGCTTGTTGAGATGGGGAAAACAAAAGTGATTTGCACCGTCTCTGCTCTTTATCAAATTCCGCGATTCATAAAACAGGAAGGTGGGAAATACGGTTGGATAACTGCTGAATACGATATGTTACCACGAGCAGCAGATAAAAGGAATATTCGCGATCGAGAGAGAGGTAAAATAAAAGGTCGAAGCCACGAAATCCAAAGATTGATCGGGAGAACTTTTCGGGCAATAACAGATTTGTATGCTTTCCCGGGGCGGAGCATTTATATTGACTGTGATGTAATCCAAGCGGATGGTGGCACGAGAACTGCCTCTATCAATGGTGCTTTCATGGCTTTATACGATGCTTTTAGCAAGATGAAACGAGAAAATAAAATTAAAACTTTTCCCCTCAAAAAATTTATCGGTGCAGTTAGTGTAGGTGTTGTAAATGGAGAAGTACTTCTCGATCTACCTTATAAAGAAGACGAAAATGCAGATGTTGATATGAATATTGTGCAAGACGAAGATGGAAAATTTATCGAAATTCAAGGTTCGGGTGAACAGGCAACCTTTTCTCGCGAGCAGCTCAACGGCATGCTTGATTTCGCCGGAAAAGGAATCAAAGAAATCGTCAGCTACCAAAAAAAATTAATTATAAAGGATTTATAAATGAAAACAAAATATACAGTTGACGAATTAAAAAAAATTAGCAAAGTTTGCAAAAGTGATATTCTAACCATGACAACCCTTGCAGCGAGCGGTCATCCGGGTGGTTCAATTTCATCACTCGACATTTATCTTGCCATTTATGATTTTGCAAATATATCTCCTGAAAATATACACGATCCATCTCGAGACAGAATAGTCATTAGTCACGGGCATACAGCTCCGGGAATTTATTCTGTTTTAGGAAGAATGGGATTTTTTGATATTGAACACGCAATTGCCTTTTTTAGAAAAGCCGGTAGTATTTTTGAAGGACATGTTGAACCGGATGTGCCCGGAATTGAGTGGGCAACCGGAAATCTGGGACAGGGACTTTCAGCCGGAATCGGATTTGCTCTTGCCGGAAAACAGAAAGAAGAAAATTTTGACGTGTTCGTTGTGATGGGAGACGGCGAGCAGCAAAAAGGACAAATCTCCGAAGCAAGACGATTTGCAGTAAAGTACGGCTTGAATAATATTACCGGAATTGTTGATTATAATAGATTGCAGATCAGTGGAAATATTTCCAAAGTAATGCAGCAAAATGTAAAAGGGAATTATGAATCCGACGGCTGGAAAGTAATTGAGATAAACGGACATGATTTTAACGAATTGTTAAACGCTTTTCAAAAAGCCAAAGCAGATACCCAAAACCCAACCTTGATTCTGGCATATACGACAATGGGAAATGGAATTTCATTTATGGAAAATGACGAAACCTATCATGGTAAGCCACTCTCCGAAGATCAGTATGCAGAAGCAATGAAAGAACTCGGTTTGAAAGCAAACTTGTCATATTTCAAAAATATGCGGAAAAATTTTACCATCCCGCCAAATAAAATTATTCTCAACCAAGAATCCCAAGTCCCAAATTCATACAAAGAAATACCTGCATCTAATCTCCAACAAGAATCTCCTCTCACCAAAATCCCCAATCAGTCTCTCGTTCCCAACTCTCCCAATCAATCTTCAGTTACCAACTCTCCAAATCAATCTCTCATTCCCAACTCTTCCAATCAATCTTCAGTTCCCAACTCTCCCAATCAATCTTTAGTTCCCAAGCCCACCGATCAATTTCTCGTTACCAAGCCCCAGCTTGGGAACGTCGGCAAACGCATCATTTACAAAAAAGGAAAAGTAGCAAACCGAAATGCTTATGGAGAAGCTCTTTATGATCTGGCAAAAGCAAATAAAAATATTCCCTTTGCCGTCTTTGATTGCGATCTTGCGGGTTCGGTCCGAACGAATAAATTTGCGAAGGAATATCCGCATGCATTTTATCAGAGTGGAATTCAAGAACACAATACTGCTGTAATCGCCGGAGTTGTTTCAAAGGAAAATATCATCACGTTTTTTTCGGATTTTGGTGTATTCGGTGTGGACGAAACATATAATCAGCAACGCTTAAACGATATAAATAAAACAAATCTAAAACTTGTAACAACACACGTTGGTTTGGATGTGGGCGAAGATGGGAAAACCCATCAGTGTATAGATTATATCGGTTTGATGCGGAATTTGTACGGATTTAAAATTATTATTCCCGCAGATGCAAATCAGACAGATCAAGTTATCCGATATATTGCTTTTCAAACCGGAAATTATTTTATTCCGCTTGGTCGTTCGAAAACCGAAGTGATCACCGCTGAAAACGGGAAAATATTCTACGATGAAAATCATAAATTCGACTATGGTAAGGTTGATGAATTACGTCAGGGAAAAGATGGCGCACTTTTGGCAACTGGAGTTATGGTTGAGAAAGCCTTACAAGTTCATAAAATTCTCAAGGGAATCGGTATAGAAATCGCTATTTGGAATTTTTCTTCATTATCAGATATTTCAAAAGAGGATATCAAAGCCGTGGCAGAATCAGGAAAAATATTTACTTACGAAGATCATAATGTTCATACCGGTTTGGGAAGTATTATTGCGTCCAAATTATTAGAATTTGAACTAAACGCTAAGTTAAAAACATTTGGTGCATCCCGGTACGGAGTTTCCGGAAAAACGGAAGATGTCTTCAAATATCTTCAGTTGGATGCAGAATCGATTGCAAAAAAAATTAGCGATTCTTTATAAGATATCGTAGATGGCTGCTTTCATAAATTCATTAAGTTCGCAGGAAATTTTTTAATATGAATTCCCGAAAGATTTTAATTGTAACTTCTTATGATAGCACTTTCGTTCTTGCAGACATTCGGATTCTGAAACAGCATTTTTCCAAGGATGAATCCGGCGAAGGGAAAGTTAGAGTTATTGATTTTACGGGAATTCGGAATAGCCTTAGAGATGTTTTAAGAACAATAGTTAAATTATTTTGCGGGATTCTTTGGGCAGATCTAACCTACATTTGGTTTGGAGATTTTCGGGCATTCGTTTCCGTTTTTTTTTCAAGAATTTTGATGAAGAGTACATGTGTAATGATTGGTGGTTATGAGGTTGCAAAAGTTCCTCAATATAATTATGGCGGATTGCTTGGATCATCTATTTTTTTAAAATATACTCTTCAAAAATGTGATAAAATTTTATGCCCTTCAGATTTTACCAAGGTGGAAATAAATAAATTTTATCCAAACAAAAAAACAATGACAATTCCTTTGGGTATAAAAAATGAGGATAGTATTCACTTAAACAAAAAGGACAAATCTAAGAAGGAAAATCTAATTGTTACAGTTGCGAATGCAGTTGGAATTTTGAATCAAACGTATAAGTTGAAGGGATTGATGACTTTTGCAAGAGCAGCAAAAATTTGTACTGATCTTCGTTTTGTGATTATCGGAAAATACGGTGAAAAGGTTAGAAAAGAGTTGCAAAACATTTCTTCTTCATTGGAGTTCACGGGACACATCTCTTCCGAAGAGGTGAAAAAATATTTGTGCAAAGCAAAAGTTTATTGTCAGATTTCTTATCGGGAATCATTTGGGCTTGCGATAGCGGAGGCGATGTATTGCAAGGCAACTCCCGTGGTTACAATGCGAGGTGCGATTCCTGAACTCGTTGGTGAAACCGGTTATTATGTACCTTTTGATGATCCGGGTGCAACGGCAGCTGCTATAAAAAAAGCAATAAATTTTCCAAAAGGGCAGCAAACCCGAGAAAGAATTGTAAACAAATTCCTTCTTGAAAAACGCGAAAAATTATTAACTCAGGAAATAGAATCACTTTTATGAAATTAAAAATTGGTGTCATAGGAAAAGAAAAGGGCTGGAAAATAATTCTTCAACAAGAGGGAATTTTTTATGACATTATTACCGATTTTAGCACAATTAAAATTGATGAATATTCTGTTCTGATTATTTGTAAAAAACTTGATAATGAAGAAAAAAAAGTTGTTAATAATTATATAAAATCAGGGGGCTCAGTTCTAATTGATTCTTATTCACAATTCGAGCCATATAAGAAAATTAGAAGGAAATATTTGATCTCGGAACGTAACTCCATCTTTTCTTCAATTGGTATTGTGGATGTTTTTGATGATATTTATTTACCTAAAAACAATATGAAGGCTTTGGATACAGGTTTGAAAATTTATACAAAAAAGATAGGAAAAGGTGCGATCATTTTTTTGCCATTTGATATCAACAAGTTGCTACGAAATAAACAATCTAAACGGAAAAGGTTCTCGGACGATAGAAAAGAACTTGGATCTGAAATTGTTGCTCAGGTTTCAAAGGGTAAAATACGTAGAATTGTGCGAATTTCTCTGGAATATCTTCATTTCCAAAGGGATTTACCCTTTGTTCAGAAATGGTATTATCCCCAATATTCAAAAAATATATTTATTTTTCGAGTAGATGACGATGGTTGCAAACCGGAAGAAGCAAAAAAAATGTATGAGATTTGTCAAAAGCATAAAATTAATGCCAGCTGGTTTTTGGTGGCGGATTCACTTGATCGTTTGAAGAAATCTTATTCAAATTTCAAATCACAAGAGTTAACTCTCCATTGTTTTAAACACCAGACATATAAAAATTATAATGATAATTATTCAAATTTGAAAAAAGGTAAAGAAATTCTGAAAAAGTTACAAATAGAAACCACCGGATTTGTTTCCCCTTTTGGTGCTTGGAATGAGTCATTGGCAAAAGCCGTTGATAACCTGAATTTTGCTTATTCATCAGAGTTTGCTTTGGACTATGATAATCTGCCATTTTTTCCGGAAGGTAACAATGAGAGCTATCGAACTCTTCAAATTCCTATTCATCCGATAAGCATGGGCCGACTGCATCGCTCTCATTATTCAGAAAATGAGATGAAAAATTATTATAAAAAAGTGATTTTAAGAAAATTGGTTTTGAATGAACCAATAATTCTTTACCATCATCCTCATCATAAGAAGTTAGATGTGATAGATGATATTGTTGAATTTATTAATAATCAAACCGGAATATGGAAAACAACGATGGATGGCTTTCGGAAATGGTGGAAAAAACGCATTCAAGCAAAATTCAAAATCGAATACGCTGATAATGAATTGAAAATATTGAACGAAAACGAGAATAATGAAGTTTATTTGCGAGTAGCTGCGGATGAAAACAATGAGAGCATTGTGAAGCCTGCTTCTGAGATTTCTTATGATTCTATTGTTTGGAAAAATGCTCCCAAGTTTTCATTTCCCGATAATATAAAACGGATTCGACAATGGCAATGGCGTGATTATCTTTATGATTATGAATCTCGGAAAGCCCGAAGATTACTATGAAACCTTCCCGTGTTTTTCCGTGTNNNNNNNNNNNNNNNNNNNNNNNNNNNNNNNNNNNNNNNNNNNNNNNNNNNNNNNNNNNNNNNNNNNNNNNNNNNNNNNNNNNNNNNNNNNNNNNNNNNNTTTCCGTGTTTTTCCGTGTATTTCGTGGTAAAAAAAATATTTTAATATGAAAATTATAATTGCAAGTTACCAAAGTATTATGCTAAATCCGGGTGGTCCCTCATATAAAACTTTGCAGATGAAAGAGGGACTATTACAAGCTGGGATTGATGCCGAATTATTTGATATGTGGAATAAAAATCTTAAATTCGGGAAGAATGATCTTGTGCATCTATTTAACGCCAGCATTTCAACTTATGCGTTGGCGAAAAATTTATCGCTAAATGGCACAAGATATGTAGTTAACCCGATTTTTTTCAGCAATCATTCTGCAAAAACATTGAGAAATTATCAAAGATTTGAAAAGCCTTTTCGGAATATATTTAAGCGGTCAATTTCCGATTATAAACTTACAAAATCCATTTGCAATGGAGCGGAAATGGTTTTGCCGAACACAAAAGAAGAGGGAGACCTTCTTGTCAATGGATTGGGAATAGAGAAGAACAAAATTCGTGTCATTCACAATGGAGTAGAAAAAAGATTTGCTAATGCCAATCCCAAACTTTTTGTCGAAAAATACGGATTAAATGATTTTATCCTATATGTTGGGCATCTTGGACCTGTTCGCAAAAACGGTTTGAATATTATTAAAGCATTACGTCAGATTGATCATCCGGTTGTGATAATTGCCAATGTTTTAAAAAACGATGAAGGTCAAAAGTGCTTAGAAAATATTGCAGAAAGCAAAAATATTACTCATATTAATTGGCTCGATCATGATGATCCGCTGTTTGCTTCCGCTTACGCTGCCTGTAAAACATTTATCCTTCCCACAAGATACGAAACTCCGGGAAGAGCGGCGCTTGAAGCAGGACTTGCGGGTGCAAATATTGTTATAACTCCTTTCGGTGGAACCAAAGAATATTTTGGAAATATGGTTGATTATCCCGATCCCCATTCGATAGAATCAATTAAAAACACTATAAAAAATTCTCTTAACAAACCGAAAAGCAATAAACTGAAAAATCACATCATTAAGAATTTCATCTGGGAAATAATTGTCCAAAAAACTATAAAAATATATAAAGAAATAATAGATAAATGAACAAGCTTATAAAAAAAATTTTTGTATATACTGCTGGTAGTTTATTCAATAAGATTATTCTACTCCTATTTTTACCAATTTTCACTTCGTATATGATTCCCAGCGAATATGCTGTTTATGCGAATTTGATGATTTTTATTTCTTTTGCAGGATTAATTTATCTGATGGGAATGCAACAGGCAATATTTTCATTTTTCTATCAAAAAAAATCCAAAGAGCATTATTATCTGATTATCTCCACTATCTACATCATTATTCTCATTGTTGGGATAATATTATCCGCTTTAGTAATTTTATTTCGAGTAGAACTCTCAGATTTGGTTGTTAAATCAACTGCTTATAGCCATTTGTTTATTTTCATCTCGATAATTTTGCTGTGCGATGCTTTAGCCGGTATCTCCCTAAGTTTTTTAAACATTATGGAGAAATCTCGCCAATTTGTGATTTTGAGTACTATTAGGAATTTAGTATTTTTGGCATTATTATCTCAGGCTGCTTTCACCCACAATTTTTCACTTGAACTTGTTTTCGTCTTTATGCTGATTTCAGCAGCAGTTTCTTTTATATCAGCGATTTTTTTAATCCAAAAACTTAAAGCCGGATTTGAACTGAACGATTCTGAAAAAAAATATTTTTCTCCCACATTATTAAAAAATTTACTGTCTTTCGGAATTATCATGGTTCCCGGAACAATTGCGATGATGATTTTACGAGTATCCGATCGCTATATGTTAACTTATCTTTCCGCAGGCTCTTTACATGATGTGGGAATATACGCTATCGGCTACAAAATTGGAATGATCATTACATTTGTAAATGCTATCACAAGCCGCGTCTTTTTTCCTTACGCTATGAAAATTCAGAACAGACCTGATGCAAAAAAAATATATAAGAAAATATTCAAATATTATTTACTTTTCGCCGGTTTTTTAGGAATCTTGATTATCACGTTCACGAATGAAATTTTCTCGGTTGTAATTGATGGAGCTTATTTTCAGGCAACGAAAATCGTGGTTTTTGCTGTGATCTCAAACCTGTTGCTGGGCGTTTTCAATATTATTAATCTAAGTTTTTATGTTAAACAAAAAGCAACGAATATTACTGTTGCTGTTGCAGTCGGAGCATTTTTCAATATTGCAATGAATTTCTTTTTGATTCCCAAATTCGGTATTTATGGAGCAAGCATATCCTCTGTAATCTCTTATTTATTTATCGTTTTATTCAATTATTTTTTTGCCCAAAAAGTCTATCAAGTAAAATATAATCTCGGATATTTATTTATCCTGATTTTTGTTATGATCCTATCCTCTGGTTTTGTATATCTCACTTCTGTCAATCCAACTAATTTTCTGATTAAATGCTTTTTCATTTTAGTGGTTTTCTCTTCCTTGATTTATTACATATACAAGAATAAAGAGTTCGAATTTATTAGGAATGCTTTTGTTTCAATCCGCAGTTAGTTCTTTTTGACTCGTAATGAACGATTAGTAGAAAACAAGGGTTTCAATACATGAAAAACAAAGAAAAACGTCTATTGCTTATAAGCTATTTTTATCCACCCTTAGGTGGTCCGGGGGTGCAAAGACCATGTAAGCTCGTTCACTATCTCCGAAAAAAAAGTTGGATTATTGACGTGATCTCTGTCAAGAAGATCGAGTTCCATTCTATTGATGAAACTCTTTCCGCAGAGTGCGATGAAAATAATTTGTATAAAGTAAAGTCATTTGACCCGATGCGACTTTTGTATCTAATAAAAAAGTATTTCGGCAAAAATGGAAAGCAGCGGAAAAGCCAAATCAAATCCCCACAAAAGAAACTATATTTTCACACTCCAGAGCGAATTAAAAGAATAATTCGAGGATTATTTCCAATAGACGATAAGATTGGCTGGCTCCCATTTGCTTATAGGGCGGGAACCAAACTTTGTAATGAAAATAAATACGATGCAGTTATGGCCACGATCGGACCATATACTTCAGCCGTGATCGCTTATAAAATTGCGAAGAGATTTCATATTCCTCTTGTCATTGATTATCGAGATCTCTGGACACAGCATCCTTATTTGACATATATTTCGCCATTTCACAAGAAATATTCCGAATATTGGGAAAAATGTATTTTAGTAAAAGCAAAAGTGATTACAACCGTTAGCAAATCTATGGTGAAATCTCTGTGTGAAAAATATGGAGAATCTCTGAAGGATAAACTTTTGGTAATGTATAATGCGTGGGATGAAAGAGATTTTAAAAAGGTGAAAGTGGGAAAAAAAATTCAGAAAAACAATAATAAAATTAGTTTTACTTATATAGGCGGATTTTATGGGGAGCAAACTCCCAAATATTTTATTCAGGCAATGGAAGAATTGCAGCGGCAAAAAAGATTACCCCAGCAAATTGAATTTATATTTGTGGGAAATTATTTTCACGAAGTAATAGCTATTTTACAGAATAATGCAGTCCGTGATTTTATAAAAATTATTCCGCAACTTCTTCATAATAAGGCGATAGAATATATATTATCTGCTGATGCTTTATTGTTATTTGTAAGTTCAATTAAAGGGGAGGGTGTTATTACCGGAAAAATATTTGAATATNNNNNNNNNNNNNNNNNNNNNNNNNNNNNNNNNNNNNNNNNNNNNNNNNNNNNNNNNNNNNNNNNNNNNNNNNNNNNNNNNNNNNNNNNNNNNNNNNNNNCAAAGAAAAATCGGCATAAGCGTGATGATGTTAGTAAAAAATGAGGAGCAATGGATTGCAACTTGTTTGCTATCTTTGAATTCATTTGCCGATGAAGTAATCGTGGTAGATAACGGCTCTAACGATAACACGCTTGGAGAAATAAGCAGAATTAAAGATTCGCTCCGATTTTCTCTTATCATGAAAGAAGATAATTCCAATGATTTTCGAAAAATTAGCAATTTAGCCCTATCTTTAACTTCATACAATTGGATCGTTCGTTGGGGAGGGGATTTCATTGCTTATACGCATGGAAAAAGAAATATTAGCCATCTACGAGAATATTTGCTTTCTTTAAATCAAAAAAATTATTATTTAATTTATCCACTTCTAATTAATCTCTATTCTGATTTGTTTCACGTTCGCAGGAATAGAGAATACCATTCCGAAAGTTATATCCATTCTTTTCATCCCTTATTAAAATATGTAAAAAACAGGGATTATGACTATCTCAAAGTCCCTTGGTTTTATAAAGTTGAAAGAATATTAGATGTCTATTTTATACACATCGGATATGCAAAACCAATAGATAGAATAATATATAGATATTTTTGGACTAAATGGCGAAGCGAAAACGATTTTAAAAAATATCCCAAGATTATTGATTACATTTATGAAAAATCCCAAATAAAATGGGGAACAGTAGATTTGAAAGAAATTGCTCAAAAGGTTTTTCAAGAGCAAATTCCAAATCTAAAAAAATATGATACACACGAGTTGGGAGAATATCCCGACTTGTTAAAACCATTTCTTCAAAATCCTAAATTCCGGGTTATCTACAAAGGCAATTCTCCTTACATGCGAAGTGATTTGATTGG from Candidatus Cloacimonadota bacterium includes these protein-coding regions:
- a CDS encoding YihY/virulence factor BrkB family protein, with the protein product MNKIKEFFSKFFRSVRLVYQNFSADHGFLMASNLGYITFLGFIPFVMVIFYFTPNITMGKIREVILGFIFQTFLPGSAESLKQIITEMLERRLGMNIFGFILLMMTSFFLFKSISRAFDDILRIHKLKERNFFRDFERFIAAIVGGVIIVAMLLFTTSLPIISTVANLKIIIHILPYFSIFLLLFVMFKFIPSVRPKASHSAIGAVFTSIVWIISKISFDWYIVTFTNVKSVYGTLGAFPIFMIWLYLNWVTILFGMEVVSFHTNVKHPRKRKKVQEEGVRIKLRIEKICKSRPPKKIKEFQTSDYKDNKEELRKILNFLIDEKNK
- the rph gene encoding ribonuclease PH — translated: MIQRFDGRKANEMRPFRITKNYLQEPEGSVLVEMGKTKVICTVSALYQIPRFIKQEGGKYGWITAEYDMLPRAADKRNIRDRERGKIKGRSHEIQRLIGRTFRAITDLYAFPGRSIYIDCDVIQADGGTRTASINGAFMALYDAFSKMKRENKIKTFPLKKFIGAVSVGVVNGEVLLDLPYKEDENADVDMNIVQDEDGKFIEIQGSGEQATFSREQLNGMLDFAGKGIKEIVSYQKKLIIKDL
- a CDS encoding transketolase family protein — encoded protein: MKTKYTVDELKKISKVCKSDILTMTTLAASGHPGGSISSLDIYLAIYDFANISPENIHDPSRDRIVISHGHTAPGIYSVLGRMGFFDIEHAIAFFRKAGSIFEGHVEPDVPGIEWATGNLGQGLSAGIGFALAGKQKEENFDVFVVMGDGEQQKGQISEARRFAVKYGLNNITGIVDYNRLQISGNISKVMQQNVKGNYESDGWKVIEINGHDFNELLNAFQKAKADTQNPTLILAYTTMGNGISFMENDETYHGKPLSEDQYAEAMKELGLKANLSYFKNMRKNFTIPPNKIILNQESQVPNSYKEIPASNLQQESPLTKIPNQSLVPNSPNQSSVTNSPNQSLIPNSSNQSSVPNSPNQSLVPKPTDQFLVTKPQLGNVGKRIIYKKGKVANRNAYGEALYDLAKANKNIPFAVFDCDLAGSVRTNKFAKEYPHAFYQSGIQEHNTAVIAGVVSKENIITFFSDFGVFGVDETYNQQRLNDINKTNLKLVTTHVGLDVGEDGKTHQCIDYIGLMRNLYGFKIIIPADANQTDQVIRYIAFQTGNYFIPLGRSKTEVITAENGKIFYDENHKFDYGKVDELRQGKDGALLATGVMVEKALQVHKILKGIGIEIAIWNFSSLSDISKEDIKAVAESGKIFTYEDHNVHTGLGSIIASKLLEFELNAKLKTFGASRYGVSGKTEDVFKYLQLDAESIAKKISDSL
- a CDS encoding glycosyltransferase, which gives rise to MNSRKILIVTSYDSTFVLADIRILKQHFSKDESGEGKVRVIDFTGIRNSLRDVLRTIVKLFCGILWADLTYIWFGDFRAFVSVFFSRILMKSTCVMIGGYEVAKVPQYNYGGLLGSSIFLKYTLQKCDKILCPSDFTKVEINKFYPNKKTMTIPLGIKNEDSIHLNKKDKSKKENLIVTVANAVGILNQTYKLKGLMTFARAAKICTDLRFVIIGKYGEKVRKELQNISSSLEFTGHISSEEVKKYLCKAKVYCQISYRESFGLAIAEAMYCKATPVVTMRGAIPELVGETGYYVPFDDPGATAAAIKKAINFPKGQQTRERIVNKFLLEKREKLLTQEIESLL
- a CDS encoding DUF2334 domain-containing protein encodes the protein MKLKIGVIGKEKGWKIILQQEGIFYDIITDFSTIKIDEYSVLIICKKLDNEEKKVVNNYIKSGGSVLIDSYSQFEPYKKIRRKYLISERNSIFSSIGIVDVFDDIYLPKNNMKALDTGLKIYTKKIGKGAIIFLPFDINKLLRNKQSKRKRFSDDRKELGSEIVAQVSKGKIRRIVRISLEYLHFQRDLPFVQKWYYPQYSKNIFIFRVDDDGCKPEEAKKMYEICQKHKINASWFLVADSLDRLKKSYSNFKSQELTLHCFKHQTYKNYNDNYSNLKKGKEILKKLQIETTGFVSPFGAWNESLAKAVDNLNFAYSSEFALDYDNLPFFPEGNNESYRTLQIPIHPISMGRLHRSHYSENEMKNYYKKVILRKLVLNEPIILYHHPHHKKLDVIDDIVEFINNQTGIWKTTMDGFRKWWKKRIQAKFKIEYADNELKILNENENNEVYLRVAADENNESIVKPASEISYDSIVWKNAPKFSFPDNIKRIRQWQWRDYLYDYESRKARRLL
- a CDS encoding glycosyltransferase, whose translation is MKIIIASYQSIMLNPGGPSYKTLQMKEGLLQAGIDAELFDMWNKNLKFGKNDLVHLFNASISTYALAKNLSLNGTRYVVNPIFFSNHSAKTLRNYQRFEKPFRNIFKRSISDYKLTKSICNGAEMVLPNTKEEGDLLVNGLGIEKNKIRVIHNGVEKRFANANPKLFVEKYGLNDFILYVGHLGPVRKNGLNIIKALRQIDHPVVIIANVLKNDEGQKCLENIAESKNITHINWLDHDDPLFASAYAACKTFILPTRYETPGRAALEAGLAGANIVITPFGGTKEYFGNMVDYPDPHSIESIKNTIKNSLNKPKSNKLKNHIIKNFIWEIIVQKTIKIYKEIIDK
- a CDS encoding oligosaccharide flippase family protein, with amino-acid sequence MNKLIKKIFVYTAGSLFNKIILLLFLPIFTSYMIPSEYAVYANLMIFISFAGLIYLMGMQQAIFSFFYQKKSKEHYYLIISTIYIIILIVGIILSALVILFRVELSDLVVKSTAYSHLFIFISIILLCDALAGISLSFLNIMEKSRQFVILSTIRNLVFLALLSQAAFTHNFSLELVFVFMLISAAVSFISAIFLIQKLKAGFELNDSEKKYFSPTLLKNLLSFGIIMVPGTIAMMILRVSDRYMLTYLSAGSLHDVGIYAIGYKIGMIITFVNAITSRVFFPYAMKIQNRPDAKKIYKKIFKYYLLFAGFLGILIITFTNEIFSVVIDGAYFQATKIVVFAVISNLLLGVFNIINLSFYVKQKATNITVAVAVGAFFNIAMNFFLIPKFGIYGASISSVISYLFIVLFNYFFAQKVYQVKYNLGYLFILIFVMILSSGFVYLTSVNPTNFLIKCFFILVVFSSLIYYIYKNKEFEFIRNAFVSIRS
- a CDS encoding glycosyltransferase, which produces MKNKEKRLLLISYFYPPLGGPGVQRPCKLVHYLRKKSWIIDVISVKKIEFHSIDETLSAECDENNLYKVKSFDPMRLLYLIKKYFGKNGKQRKSQIKSPQKKLYFHTPERIKRIIRGLFPIDDKIGWLPFAYRAGTKLCNENKYDAVMATIGPYTSAVIAYKIAKRFHIPLVIDYRDLWTQHPYLTYISPFHKKYSEYWEKCILVKAKVITTVSKSMVKSLCEKYGESLKDKLLVMYNAWDERDFKKVKVGKKIQKNNNKISFTYIGGFYGEQTPKYFIQAMEELQRQKRLPQQIEFIFVGNYFHEVIAILQNNAVRDFIKIIPQLLHNKAIEYILSADALLLFVSSIKGEGVITGKIFEY
- a CDS encoding glycosyltransferase yields the protein QRKIGISVMMLVKNEEQWIATCLLSLNSFADEVIVVDNGSNDNTLGEISRIKDSLRFSLIMKEDNSNDFRKISNLALSLTSYNWIVRWGGDFIAYTHGKRNISHLREYLLSLNQKNYYLIYPLLINLYSDLFHVRRNREYHSESYIHSFHPLLKYVKNRDYDYLKVPWFYKVERILDVYFIHIGYAKPIDRIIYRYFWTKWRSENDFKKYPKIIDYIYEKSQIKWGTVDLKEIAQKVFQEQIPNLKKYDTHELGEYPDLLKPFLQNPKFRVIYKGNSPYMRSDLIGNEDIKIDGKSILYNEQ